Genomic DNA from Dehalogenimonas lykanthroporepellens BL-DC-9:
CCTGGGCTGTCACAACGTGGAAACATCAGCCACCGGTATGAGCTGTCTGCTGGTGGACGACCGACTGGCGCTGGACGCCGGAGCACTGACCCGGAACATGTCCTCGAGCACAATGTTCAGCCTGGAAGCGATACTGCTGACTCACGGTCACTTCGACCACATCCGGGATTTGCCGTCGCTGGGCATGAACCTGTATCTGGCCGGTAAAAGCATCGATGTCTACGGCAATCAGCAGACGAAGGAAAACCTGACCTACTGCCTGCTGAACGGTACCATGTATTCCCGCTTCCTGGAAAAACCGGCTGAGGCGCCCACCTTCAGGTACCATGTCATCGAACCGGACACCGAATTCACCGTGAGCGAATATGAAATACTCACAGCCGCCACCCCCCACTCTCAGCCGTCCCACGGCTATCAGGTGACCGGCGCCGACGGGAAAAAGTTGTTCTATACCGGGGACACCGGGCCGGGACTGGCAGATTGTTTCCAACGGGTGAGTCCCGACCTGCTGGTGACCGAGGTGACGGCGCCATCCCGCTTGACCGACTTTTTCGCCTCAAAGGAAGGCCAGCACCTGACACCGGAACTCTTGAAACGG
This window encodes:
- a CDS encoding metallo-beta-lactamase family protein (KEGG: det:DET0426 metallo-beta-lactamase family protein), with product MKIRFLGCHNVETSATGMSCLLVDDRLALDAGALTRNMSSSTMFSLEAILLTHGHFDHIRDLPSLGMNLYLAGKSIDVYGNQQTKENLTYCLLNGTMYSRFLEKPAEAPTFRYHVIEPDTEFTVSEYEILTAATPHSQPSHGYQVTGADGKKLFYTGDTGPGLADCFQRVSPDLLVTEVTAPSRLTDFFASKEGQHLTPELLKRELLEFRRLKGYLPEVACIHMSPSIEEEISGEIAELAIELNARIYLAQEGMTVTV